The window GGACAGGACGGCTTGGGTGATGGTGTCTTCGTTCAGGTTGAGCATGGTCTCCTCCTTGGCAGGATGCATTATTTTTCCGGTGAACGGTAATATAAAGGGCAGTTGCGCCCGGATATATGCACAAATCGGAAAACTGTTTTCCACTTCGGGCCAGGAGCTGGCATGGATCGCTGGAGTCAATTCGAACTGTTCGTCCAGGTGGCCGAACTGGGCAGCCTGTCCCGCGCGGCCGAAGCGCTGGGCCTGTCCAATGCCGCCGCCAGCCGGGCGCTGGCGGCCCTGGAACAGCGCCTGGGCGCGCGCCTGGTGGAACGCAGTACGCGCCGGCTGGGCCTGAGCCGTGCTGGCGAGGACTTCTACCGCCACTGCAAGGCGGCGCTCACGCAGATGAAGGAGGCCGAGCAACAGGTCAACGCCGCCAGCGCGGCGCCCAGCGGCACGTTGCGCATCACCTCGTCGCTGTCCTTCTGCATGAAGCACATCAGCCCGCTGCTGCCGCGCTTCCACCAGCGCTATCCCGAGGTCAGGCTCGAGGTCATCGCCGCCAACCGCTACATGGACCTGCTCGACAGCGATATCGACCTGGCCATCCGCACCCGCGAATTCGAACCCGACGCCAACATCGCCGTACGCCGCCTGGCCACCACCCGCCGCATCCTGGCGGCCGCGCCAGGCTACCTGGCCGCACGCGGCACGCCGCGCACCTTGGATGATCTGGCCCAGCATGACCTGCTGGTCTACAGCCACGCCAAGGAGCCCAACCGTCTGCATCTGAGCGGACGCGACGGCAGCCAGCGCACGCTGGAAATCAAGAGCCTGATGCAGTCCAACGATGGCCAGATCATCCGCGCCGCCGCCCTGGAGGGCTTGGGCATCCTGATCCAGCCCAACTACATCATCTACGACGACATCGTGGCGGGCCGCCTGGTGCCGGTCCTGGACGAATGGGACCTGCCCCGCCTGAGCATCAACATCGCCTATCAGGGACGCAAGCATCTGCCGGCCCGGGTCAGGGTCTTCATCGATTTCCTGGTACAGCATTTCGAAGAGATGGACTACGAGCGGAAATGGACGCGCTGAGCTGCGACGCCGAAAAATACCTTTCGGTAAATAATAATACCGATCAGTAGCAAACCCTTGCGATTGAGGTTAAGCTAGCGCATGGCTGCCATTTCACCAGGAGTCGTTCCCATGTCCATCGCTTGCCTCTCCGCTTGCCCCTCCGTCTTCCTGCGCATGCGTTCCGCACGCCTGGCCGCGTGCGTGCTGCTGCTGGCCACCGCCCTGGCGGCGCTGCCCGGCCACGCTGCGGCGTCCTGGCGCGAGGCCCTGCCTGCGGCCCAGCCCATCGGCAGCGGTACCATGACCTGGCTGGGTTTCCGCATCTACCAGGCCACCCTGTGGGCGAGGCAGCGGCCGCTGGATCCCAGCCAGCCCTTTGCCCTGCAGCTGGACTACAAGGTCAAGATCAGCCGCGACAAGCTGGCCAGCACCTCCGTCGAGGAAATCCAGCGCATGAGTCCCACGCCCATCGCCGCGGCCACGCTGGCGCGCTGGAAGGAAGAGCTGGTGCGCGCCTTCGTCGATGTGGCCGATGGCGATGAGCTGGTAGGCCTGTACCTGCCGGGGCGCGGCATGCGTCTCTACGACCGCGACAAGCAACTGGCCGAGATCGCCGACCCCGAGCTGGCGAAAGCCTTCTTCAACATCTGGCTGGGCCAGCCCAGCCGCGACGAGGGCCTGCGGCGCCGCCTGCTGGGGGAAAATCCTTGAGCACTGCCGCCAGGCGCGGCCAGGACGCTGCCTACGGCTTGCTGGGCGCACCGCTGGCGATGGCGGCCTTGCCGCTGTTCGTCCAGATCCCGGCCTACTACGCCAGCCATGTCGGCCTGGCGCTGGCGCCGCTGGGCTGGGTGCTGTTCGGTGCGCGCCTGCTGGACATGCTGCAAGACCCCGTGTTCGGCCACCTGCTGGATCGCTCGGCGCAGCGCCAGAAGCGCTGGATGGCCATGGCGGGCGCCGTGCTGGCCGTGGCCTTCGTCTGCCTGTGGAAGCCGCCGCATGATCCGCAAGCCGCCATGCTGTGGCTGGTGGCCATGCTGGTGCTGGCCTACGGGGCGCATAGCATGCTCAGCATCGCCTACCTGTCGTGGGCGTCGCGACTGCCGGAGAAGGGCTTGCGCGCCGTCGCCTGGCGCGAGGCGGCGGGACTGGCCGGGGTGATCGTGGCCAGCGTGATCCCGGCCGCCATCCTCGCGGCCGAAGCCAGCCAGATCGATGCGCGCATCACCTTCTACTGCGCCGGCTTTGCCGCCTTGCTGGGGCTGGCATTGCTGGTGCTGCTGCGGCAGAACCCGCCGCCGCCGCAGGCCGACGGCCATCACTGGAAGAGCGCCCTGCGCGGCCTGTGGGAGACCCCCGCCTTCCGCACGCTGTTGCCGCCCTACCTGCTCAATGCCCTGTCGGCAGCGATTGCGGCCACGCTGGCGCTGTTCTTCATCGAGGATCAATTGCAGCAGGGCCGGCTGGCCGGGCTGTTCCTGGCGGCCTACTTCGGCGCCGCGGCGCTGGGCTTGCCGCTGTGGGGCGCGCTCTCGCGCCGCGTCGGCGCGGTGGCCTGCTGGCGCTATGCGATGCTGCTCTCGGTGGCCGGCTTCATCGGCGCAGCGCTGCTGGGGCCGGGTGATCGCCTGGCCTTCCTGGCGGTATGCCTGGCCACTGGCGCAGCGCTGGGGGCCGACCTGCTGCTGCCGCCGGTGCTGCTGGCGCGCTCGGTGCGGCAGGCGCAGGCCGTGGGCGTCGCCTTCGGCATCCTCACCATGCTGGGCAAGCTGGCCCTGGCGCTCTCCGGCATCGCACTGCCGCTGCTGGCGGCGCTGGATTACCGCCCGGGCCAGGGTCCCAGCGTGAGCTTGCCGCTGGTCTATGCGCTGCTGCCCTGCCTGCTCAAGCTGCTGGCCTGGCAGGTGCTGGGGCGCTATGGCCGCCGCTTTCCTGATTCCGGACAGGCATGAGCAAGGACCCTTCCGCCCCGCCCCGGGCCGCCACGCTGCGCCTGATCCTGGGCGACCAGTTGAACCCCCGGCATTCCTGGTTCGACCAGTGTGACGACCAGGTGGTCTACCTGCTCATGGAAGTACGCAGCGAGACCGACTATGTACTGCACCACGCGCAGAAGGTCCTGGCCCTCTTTGCGGCCATGCGCGACTTCGCCGCGCGTCTCAAGGCTGGCGGCCACCGGGTGCGCTACATCCGGCTCGACGACCCCAGCAACCGCCAGTCGCTGGTGGACAATCTCAGCGCCCTGGCGCGGCACTACCAGGCCAGCCAGGTGCAATGGCAGGCCCCCGACGAGTGGCGTGTCGATGAGGCGCTGCGGCAGTGGGCGCAAGCACAGCCGCTGCAAACCTCCATGGCCGACAGCGAGCACTTCCTCACCGATCGCCACGAACTGCCCCGCCTCTTCAGCGGCCGCAAGCAGTGGCTGATGGAACATTTCTACCGCCAGATGCGGCGGCGCTTCGAACTGTTGCTGGAAGCCGACGGCAGCCCGACCGGCGGCCAGTGGAACTTCGACCACGACAACCGCAAACGCTGGCCCGGCACGCCCGCCGAGCCGGCCGACTGGCGCCAGCCGCACGATCACAGTGCGCTCTGGGAGATGCTGCAGGCCTGCGCGGTGCCGACCTTCGGCGATCCCCAGGCCAGCCAGTTGCGCTGGCCGCTGAACCGCGAAGAAGCGCTGGCGCACCTGGAACACTTCATCACCCATGCCCTGCCCTGCTTCGGCGACTTTGAAGACGCCATGAGCAGCCGCGCCCAGCGGCTGTTCCATTCGCTGCTGTCGTTCGCCCTGAACGTGAAGATGCTGCATCCGCTGGAAGTGGTGCGGCGCGCCGAAGAAGCTTACCGCGAGGGCCAGGCGCCGCTGGCGGCGGTGGAAGGCTTTGTGCGCCAGATCATCGGCTGGCGTGAATACGTGCGCGGCATCTACTGGTCGCAGATGCCCGGCTATGAAGACCGCAATGTGCTGGACCATGGACTGCCGCTGCCGGCCTGGTTCTGGACTGGCCAGACCCGCATGCGCTGCCTGCAGCAGGCCATCGGCCAGTCCCTGCAGAGCGCCCACGCCCATCACATCCAGCGCCTGATGGTGATCGGCAATTTCGCGCTGCTGGCCGGCCTTGATCCCAAGGCCCTGCACCAGTGGTACCTGGGCGTCTACATCGATGCCTTCGAATGGGTGGAATTGCCCAACACCCTGGGCATGAGCCAGTGGGCCGACGGCGGCATCATCGCCACCAAGCCCTATGTCAGCAGCGCCGCCTATATCGGGCGCATGAGCGACTATTGCCAGGGCTGCGCCTACGACCCCAGGCAGAGGCATAGCGAGGACGCCTGTCCTTACAACGCCCTCTACTGGGATTTCTTCCTGCGCCACCAGGAGCGCTTCGGCAAGAACGCCCGCATGGGCATGGCCTACCAGCAGCTACGCAAGATGGATACGCAGGAACTGGCCCGCCTGCGTGAACGCGCGGCTCACCTGCGCGAACGCCTGGACCAGCTCTGAGGCGGCGGCGGGCGTCGCGGGAGCCGACGCAGGCGGCTGAAAAATAACAGAAACTGACGAAGTCGCACGAAATCGCTGCATAATGCAAAGAAAAAGTTCCATCCAGCACAAGTGTCGTCCCGTCATCGGGAAATCTCTCCTCGGCACTGTTGTTTTTGAAGAAAAACGATTATATTGAATTTAAATTCTATCTAATGAATTTGATTTATTTGTGTAAAACACTGATAATAGAGCTATGAAAACCGCAAAGACTAGCAGCCCCGAGGTGTGTACCACGCAAGAAGCGGCCCACATCCTTGGCATTTCGGTGTCCTCGGTTCAGCAACTGGTGGAAGCCGGCATCATCGAAGCCTGGAAGAC is drawn from Herbaspirillum seropedicae and contains these coding sequences:
- a CDS encoding LysR family transcriptional regulator; translation: MDRWSQFELFVQVAELGSLSRAAEALGLSNAAASRALAALEQRLGARLVERSTRRLGLSRAGEDFYRHCKAALTQMKEAEQQVNAASAAPSGTLRITSSLSFCMKHISPLLPRFHQRYPEVRLEVIAANRYMDLLDSDIDLAIRTREFEPDANIAVRRLATTRRILAAAPGYLAARGTPRTLDDLAQHDLLVYSHAKEPNRLHLSGRDGSQRTLEIKSLMQSNDGQIIRAAALEGLGILIQPNYIIYDDIVAGRLVPVLDEWDLPRLSINIAYQGRKHLPARVRVFIDFLVQHFEEMDYERKWTR
- a CDS encoding MFS transporter produces the protein MSTAARRGQDAAYGLLGAPLAMAALPLFVQIPAYYASHVGLALAPLGWVLFGARLLDMLQDPVFGHLLDRSAQRQKRWMAMAGAVLAVAFVCLWKPPHDPQAAMLWLVAMLVLAYGAHSMLSIAYLSWASRLPEKGLRAVAWREAAGLAGVIVASVIPAAILAAEASQIDARITFYCAGFAALLGLALLVLLRQNPPPPQADGHHWKSALRGLWETPAFRTLLPPYLLNALSAAIAATLALFFIEDQLQQGRLAGLFLAAYFGAAALGLPLWGALSRRVGAVACWRYAMLLSVAGFIGAALLGPGDRLAFLAVCLATGAALGADLLLPPVLLARSVRQAQAVGVAFGILTMLGKLALALSGIALPLLAALDYRPGQGPSVSLPLVYALLPCLLKLLAWQVLGRYGRRFPDSGQA
- a CDS encoding cryptochrome/photolyase family protein, with protein sequence MSKDPSAPPRAATLRLILGDQLNPRHSWFDQCDDQVVYLLMEVRSETDYVLHHAQKVLALFAAMRDFAARLKAGGHRVRYIRLDDPSNRQSLVDNLSALARHYQASQVQWQAPDEWRVDEALRQWAQAQPLQTSMADSEHFLTDRHELPRLFSGRKQWLMEHFYRQMRRRFELLLEADGSPTGGQWNFDHDNRKRWPGTPAEPADWRQPHDHSALWEMLQACAVPTFGDPQASQLRWPLNREEALAHLEHFITHALPCFGDFEDAMSSRAQRLFHSLLSFALNVKMLHPLEVVRRAEEAYREGQAPLAAVEGFVRQIIGWREYVRGIYWSQMPGYEDRNVLDHGLPLPAWFWTGQTRMRCLQQAIGQSLQSAHAHHIQRLMVIGNFALLAGLDPKALHQWYLGVYIDAFEWVELPNTLGMSQWADGGIIATKPYVSSAAYIGRMSDYCQGCAYDPRQRHSEDACPYNALYWDFFLRHQERFGKNARMGMAYQQLRKMDTQELARLRERAAHLRERLDQL
- a CDS encoding chalcone isomerase family protein; the encoded protein is MSIACLSACPSVFLRMRSARLAACVLLLATALAALPGHAAASWREALPAAQPIGSGTMTWLGFRIYQATLWARQRPLDPSQPFALQLDYKVKISRDKLASTSVEEIQRMSPTPIAAATLARWKEELVRAFVDVADGDELVGLYLPGRGMRLYDRDKQLAEIADPELAKAFFNIWLGQPSRDEGLRRRLLGENP